One genomic region from Streptomyces sp. NBC_01304 encodes:
- a CDS encoding gamma carbonic anhydrase family protein yields MLIEHRGKKPVVPESAYVAPSAVLCGAVVLGERARILHGAVLSAEDGEVRIGADVVVMENALVRGRAEHPARIGDAVLIGPHAHVNGASVEDEVFVATGASMFPGAVAGAGSELRINSVLHVNSRLLPGTVVPIGWIAAGDPAELFSPDRHADLWEKQRGLDFPGTVYGVSRGTPMRDVMARQTDFYAAHRDDRLLDG; encoded by the coding sequence ATGCTGATCGAACATCGGGGCAAGAAGCCCGTGGTCCCCGAGTCCGCCTATGTCGCCCCCTCGGCCGTGCTCTGCGGAGCCGTCGTCCTGGGGGAACGCGCCCGCATCCTGCACGGCGCCGTGCTGAGCGCCGAGGACGGTGAGGTCCGTATCGGGGCGGATGTGGTGGTGATGGAGAACGCCCTGGTCCGGGGCCGGGCGGAGCATCCGGCCCGCATCGGCGACGCGGTGCTGATCGGTCCGCACGCGCACGTCAACGGCGCCAGTGTGGAAGACGAGGTGTTCGTCGCGACCGGGGCGTCGATGTTTCCCGGTGCCGTGGCGGGGGCCGGCTCGGAGTTGCGGATCAACAGCGTGCTGCACGTCAACTCGCGGCTGCTGCCCGGCACCGTCGTCCCGATCGGATGGATCGCGGCCGGCGACCCGGCCGAGCTGTTCTCCCCCGACCGGCATGCCGACCTGTGGGAGAAGCAACGCGGGCTGGACTTCCCCGGCACCGTCTACGGGGTCTCGCGGGGCACGCCGATGCGCGACGTCATGGCCCGTCAGACCGACTTCTACGCGGCCCACAGGGACGATCGCCTGCTCGACGGCTGA
- a CDS encoding Fur family transcriptional regulator — MSDLLERLRGRGWRMTAQRRVVAEVFDGDHVHLTADEVLALATARLPEISRATVYNTLGELVTLGEVLEVATDGRAKRYDPNAHHPHQHLMCTSCGTIRDVHPGGDPLADLPASERLGFTVSEAEVTYRGLCPDCAVA; from the coding sequence ATGAGTGATCTGCTGGAACGGCTTCGTGGGCGTGGCTGGCGGATGACCGCCCAGCGCCGGGTGGTTGCCGAGGTGTTCGACGGCGACCACGTCCACCTCACCGCGGACGAGGTCCTGGCACTCGCCACGGCCCGGCTGCCGGAGATCTCTCGCGCCACGGTCTACAACACGCTCGGCGAACTGGTCACCCTCGGCGAAGTCCTCGAAGTCGCCACCGACGGCCGGGCCAAGCGCTACGACCCGAACGCCCACCACCCCCACCAGCACCTGATGTGCACGTCCTGCGGCACGATCCGCGACGTCCACCCGGGCGGTGACCCCCTGGCCGACCTCCCGGCCTCCGAACGCCTCGGCTTCACGGTGTCCGAGGCGGAGGTGACGTACCGGGGGCTGTGCCCGGACTGCGCCGTGGCTTGA
- the katG gene encoding catalase/peroxidase HPI, which translates to MTDNHDAIVTDPEPEETGGCPVAHGRALHPTQGGGNRQWWPERLNLKILAKNPAVANPLGEEFDYAEAFNSLDLPAVKRDIADVLTTSQDWWPADFGNYGPLMIRMAWHSAGTYRISDGRGGAGAGQQRFAPLNSWPDNVSLDKARRLLWPVKQKYGQSLSWADLMVLTGNVALETMGFKTFGFAGGRADVWEPDEDVYWGPETTWLDDERYTGDRELENPLGAVQMGLIYVNPEGPNGNPDPVAAARDIRETFRRMAMNDEETVALIAGGHTFGKTHGAGPSESVGDDPEAAPMEQQGFGWKSTHGTGVGADAITSGLEVIWTTTPAKWGHDFFKHLFEYEYELTQSPAGAHQWVATNAEEIIPDAFDASKKHRPQMLTTDLSLRFDPVYEQISRRFYENPEQFADAFARAWYKLTHRDLGPVVRYLGPEVPSEVLLWQDPLPAAEGQQIDAADVASLKEQILGSDLTTAQLVSAAWAAASSFRGSDKRGGANGGRIRLEPQRSWEVNNPDGLAQVLRTLEGIQSSFNSGAKKVSLADLVVLAGTAAVEKAAKDGGVEVEVTFTPGRVDASQEQTDVESFAALEPTNDGFRNYVGKGNRLPAEFLLLDKANLLTLSAPELTVLVGGLRVLGANHGGSKHGVFTDKPGTLTNDFFVNLLDMGTTWKSTSSAQDEFEGRDGSGAVKWTGTRADLVFGSNSELRAVAEVYASDDAKEKFVKDFAAAWGKVMDLDRFDARV; encoded by the coding sequence ATGACTGACAACCACGACGCGATCGTCACAGACCCCGAGCCTGAGGAAACAGGCGGCTGCCCCGTCGCCCACGGACGTGCGCTGCACCCCACCCAGGGCGGCGGCAACCGCCAGTGGTGGCCGGAGCGGCTGAACCTGAAGATCCTCGCGAAGAACCCGGCCGTGGCCAACCCGCTCGGCGAGGAGTTCGATTACGCCGAGGCGTTCAACTCCCTCGATCTGCCTGCCGTGAAGCGGGACATCGCAGATGTCCTGACCACCTCGCAGGACTGGTGGCCGGCCGACTTCGGGAACTACGGCCCGCTGATGATCCGGATGGCGTGGCACAGCGCGGGCACGTACCGCATCAGCGACGGCCGCGGCGGCGCCGGGGCCGGGCAGCAGCGCTTCGCCCCGCTCAACAGCTGGCCGGACAACGTCAGCCTCGACAAGGCCCGCCGCCTGCTGTGGCCGGTGAAGCAGAAGTACGGCCAGAGCCTGTCCTGGGCCGACCTCATGGTCCTCACCGGCAACGTCGCCCTGGAGACCATGGGCTTCAAGACCTTCGGCTTCGCCGGCGGTCGCGCGGACGTGTGGGAGCCCGACGAGGACGTCTACTGGGGTCCCGAGACCACCTGGCTCGACGACGAGCGCTACACCGGCGACCGCGAGCTGGAGAACCCGCTCGGCGCCGTCCAGATGGGTCTCATCTACGTCAACCCCGAGGGCCCCAACGGCAACCCGGACCCGGTCGCCGCGGCCCGCGACATCCGCGAGACGTTCCGCCGCATGGCGATGAACGACGAGGAGACCGTCGCGCTCATCGCCGGTGGCCACACCTTCGGCAAGACCCACGGCGCGGGCCCGAGCGAGAGCGTCGGGGACGACCCCGAGGCCGCGCCCATGGAGCAGCAGGGCTTCGGCTGGAAGAGCACCCACGGCACCGGCGTCGGCGCCGACGCGATCACCAGCGGTCTCGAGGTCATCTGGACGACCACGCCCGCCAAGTGGGGCCACGACTTCTTCAAGCACCTCTTCGAGTACGAGTACGAGCTCACGCAGAGCCCGGCGGGTGCGCACCAGTGGGTGGCGACGAACGCCGAGGAGATCATCCCGGACGCCTTCGACGCGTCGAAGAAGCACCGCCCGCAGATGCTCACCACCGACCTGTCGCTGCGCTTCGACCCGGTCTACGAGCAGATCTCGCGGCGCTTCTACGAGAACCCCGAGCAGTTCGCGGACGCCTTCGCCCGCGCCTGGTACAAGCTGACGCACCGTGACCTGGGCCCGGTCGTGCGCTACCTCGGCCCGGAGGTGCCCTCCGAGGTGCTCCTTTGGCAGGACCCGCTGCCGGCGGCCGAGGGTCAGCAGATCGACGCCGCGGACGTCGCCTCCCTCAAGGAGCAGATCCTCGGCTCGGACCTCACCACCGCGCAGCTGGTCTCGGCGGCCTGGGCCGCGGCGTCCTCCTTCCGCGGCAGCGACAAGCGCGGCGGCGCCAACGGCGGCCGCATCCGCCTGGAGCCGCAGCGCAGCTGGGAGGTCAACAACCCGGACGGCCTCGCGCAGGTCCTGCGTACCCTCGAAGGCATCCAGTCGTCCTTCAACTCCGGCGCCAAGAAGGTCTCGCTGGCCGACCTCGTCGTCCTCGCGGGCACCGCGGCGGTCGAGAAGGCCGCCAAGGACGGCGGCGTCGAGGTCGAGGTGACGTTCACGCCGGGCCGTGTGGACGCCTCGCAGGAGCAGACGGACGTCGAGTCGTTCGCCGCCCTTGAGCCGACCAACGACGGCTTCCGCAACTACGTCGGCAAGGGCAACCGTCTGCCGGCCGAGTTCCTGCTGCTCGACAAGGCGAACCTGCTGACCCTCAGCGCGCCCGAGCTGACGGTCCTCGTCGGCGGTCTGCGCGTCCTCGGCGCCAACCACGGCGGGTCGAAGCACGGCGTGTTCACCGACAAGCCGGGCACGCTGACGAACGACTTCTTCGTCAACCTGCTCGACATGGGCACGACCTGGAAGTCGACGTCCTCGGCGCAGGACGAGTTCGAGGGCCGTGACGGCTCCGGCGCGGTCAAGTGGACGGGTACGCGTGCCGACCTGGTCTTCGGCTCCAACTCCGAGCTGCGCGCGGTCGCCGAGGTGTACGCGAGCGACGACGCGAAGGAGAAGTTCGTGAAGGACTTCGCCGCCGCGTGGGGCAAGGTCATGGACCTGGACCGGTTCGACGCCCGCGTCTGA
- a CDS encoding ATP-binding protein, protein MHSATTHPLAMTQRISATPRGARLARHLATAQLAAWGIPHDTEPSQAAAAIVAELAANAVTHGRVAGRDFELGLHLDGATLRIAVSDARTEKQPPRFGEAPAPEAETGRGLLLVQSLATAWGVTARDIGKTVWAELHVSTH, encoded by the coding sequence ATGCACTCGGCAACAACCCACCCCCTGGCCATGACCCAGCGCATCAGCGCAACCCCACGCGGCGCCCGCCTCGCCCGCCACCTGGCCACGGCCCAACTCGCCGCCTGGGGCATCCCGCACGACACCGAACCCTCGCAGGCCGCCGCAGCGATCGTCGCCGAGCTGGCCGCGAACGCCGTGACGCACGGCCGCGTCGCCGGGCGCGACTTCGAGCTCGGCCTCCACCTGGACGGCGCCACCCTGCGAATCGCGGTCAGTGACGCACGTACCGAGAAACAACCCCCGCGATTCGGCGAGGCCCCTGCCCCCGAAGCCGAGACCGGACGAGGTCTCCTCCTCGTCCAATCCCTCGCCACCGCCTGGGGCGTAACCGCGCGTGACATCGGCAAGACGGTGTGGGCCGAACTCCACGTGTCCACACACTGA
- a CDS encoding helix-turn-helix domain-containing protein produces MSSSTTEPEPSDGLKAFGAVLKSFRKHASYTQESLASEIGYSTHFLASVEQGRRLPPQRFVDQCEASLDAFGTLRVAANQLARQPGIASWFRHWAHLEQDAVSLYTFESRLVPGLLQTEAYARTLFEEREPPLTDEQIEHQLTARAERQQLLLDRPNSTYSFIVEEHVVTRPTGGAAVMREVIDRMLERTSPRNVKLQIMPQSRGVHPGLDGPIQLLETPDNRWYGYLEGQENGQFVSDPKVISTLHRRYAKLRTQALTPEDSVGLLERLRGAL; encoded by the coding sequence ATGTCGTCAAGCACTACCGAGCCGGAACCGTCCGATGGGCTCAAAGCCTTCGGTGCCGTACTGAAGAGCTTCCGCAAGCACGCCTCCTACACGCAGGAGTCGCTGGCCTCGGAGATCGGCTACTCCACTCACTTCCTGGCCTCGGTGGAGCAGGGCAGAAGGCTGCCGCCGCAGCGGTTCGTGGACCAGTGCGAGGCGAGCCTCGACGCGTTCGGCACGCTGCGAGTGGCGGCCAACCAGCTGGCACGCCAACCCGGGATCGCGTCCTGGTTCCGACATTGGGCCCACCTGGAGCAGGACGCGGTGAGCCTCTACACCTTCGAATCGCGGCTCGTTCCGGGCCTGTTGCAGACCGAGGCGTACGCCAGGACGCTCTTCGAGGAGCGCGAGCCGCCGCTGACCGACGAGCAGATCGAGCACCAGCTCACGGCCCGCGCGGAACGGCAGCAACTGCTCCTCGACCGCCCCAACTCGACGTACAGCTTCATCGTCGAGGAGCACGTGGTGACGAGGCCCACCGGGGGCGCCGCGGTCATGCGTGAGGTGATCGACCGCATGCTGGAGCGCACGTCGCCACGGAACGTGAAGCTGCAGATCATGCCTCAATCACGGGGAGTTCATCCCGGATTGGACGGCCCGATTCAGCTCCTCGAAACCCCGGACAACCGGTGGTACGGGTACCTGGAGGGCCAGGAGAACGGGCAGTTCGTCTCCGACCCCAAAGTGATCAGCACGCTCCACCGACGGTATGCGAAACTGCGGACGCAGGCCCTCACCCCCGAGGATTCCGTGGGCCTGTTGGAGCGTCTGCGAGGAGCGCTATGA
- a CDS encoding DUF397 domain-containing protein, whose translation MSTHELAWFKSSYSSGSSGDCVEVALSWHKSSYSGDSSGDCVEIATCPTTIHIRDSKHPEGPQLTLSPKAWQTFLAHAVAPRG comes from the coding sequence ATGAGCACCCACGAACTGGCCTGGTTCAAGAGCAGTTACAGCAGCGGTTCCAGCGGCGACTGTGTAGAAGTCGCCCTCTCCTGGCACAAGTCCAGTTACAGCGGCGACTCAAGCGGCGATTGCGTAGAAATCGCCACCTGCCCCACCACCATCCACATCCGCGACTCCAAGCACCCCGAAGGCCCCCAGCTCACCCTCTCCCCCAAGGCCTGGCAGACCTTCCTGGCACACGCCGTCGCCCCGCGTGGATAA
- a CDS encoding maleylpyruvate isomerase family mycothiol-dependent enzyme: MDKPDIEAILDHIEASHARLAATTAKLDDAQLDAPSRLPGWTRRDTLDHIAGAADAYVRLLNLARIGTPHPAAPGDGDGDVQQGLERMLDDARRMPYEAWDVLVTAKAGYRHPAWFTLYRCWRELETHHVDLGSGYESADWPQAYVSWALDGTLVALAARGFPLGRVEATDLGRTWTLSPAGPAIEAPGHALLGWLSGRSPAPGNGSGAGVPQPPDWPLPPTPAWG; the protein is encoded by the coding sequence GTGGATAAGCCCGACATCGAAGCGATCCTCGACCACATCGAGGCCTCCCACGCCCGCCTGGCCGCCACCACGGCCAAGCTCGACGATGCCCAACTCGACGCGCCCTCAAGGCTCCCCGGCTGGACCCGCAGGGACACGCTCGACCACATCGCCGGGGCCGCCGACGCCTACGTACGCCTGCTGAACCTGGCCCGCATCGGCACGCCACACCCCGCAGCACCCGGCGACGGCGACGGCGACGTACAGCAGGGCCTTGAGCGGATGCTCGATGACGCGCGACGGATGCCGTACGAGGCATGGGACGTCCTGGTCACCGCGAAGGCGGGATACCGGCATCCGGCCTGGTTCACGCTGTACCGGTGCTGGCGGGAGCTGGAGACGCACCATGTCGACCTGGGGTCGGGGTACGAGTCGGCCGACTGGCCGCAGGCGTACGTGAGTTGGGCCCTCGACGGCACCCTCGTCGCGCTCGCCGCACGCGGCTTCCCGCTCGGCCGGGTCGAAGCGACCGACCTGGGCCGCACCTGGACCCTGTCCCCCGCCGGACCGGCGATCGAGGCTCCCGGCCACGCCCTGCTCGGCTGGCTCAGCGGTCGCTCGCCCGCACCCGGGAACGGGTCCGGGGCCGGGGTCCCGCAGCCGCCTGACTGGCCGCTGCCCCCGACCCCGGCTTGGGGTTGA
- a CDS encoding vanadium-dependent haloperoxidase translates to MTRSLTRSRRWTTLGALTALTFATAVTVPAAATPDDHPRAAADARSERENVVLQWNQQTIEAMKANSRATGQNTPPPVSGRTLGIVHNAIYDAWAAYDRRAVGTELGGDLRRPRAERTTANKRKAISFAAHRALADLYPAQRATFDAKLKSLGYDPAEAADAAPGSPAAVALAATDAILEERHQDGSNQLASPPYATAPGTYTPVNAPQDVNHFDKEALVAPDRWAPLITADGKTQQFVTPQFADARPFVIDDTAKYVPPTPPKYGTPEADAAIEKQIERNAGLTERQKAIAEHWQWPQEGSSSVPQAWARFVSARDHHTLDDDVKLFFALNIAEADEAVVDWKTKRDFDYGRPITMIRYAKSGQEIKGWAGPGKGTQTIDGSKWRPYLNTPGFAAYGSGHTGFTAAGAEILKQFTGSDRYGATGVIKAGSSQIEPGLPTKDVALKWPTFSAAAKEVGYSRLWGGVHWEFDHTEGDAQGRKLARDVWAESKRYFDGTHPDA, encoded by the coding sequence ATGACCCGCAGCCTGACCCGCAGCAGACGCTGGACCACCCTCGGCGCGCTCACCGCCCTGACCTTCGCCACCGCGGTGACCGTGCCCGCGGCCGCCACGCCCGACGACCACCCCCGTGCCGCCGCCGACGCCCGGAGCGAGCGCGAGAACGTCGTCCTGCAGTGGAACCAGCAGACCATCGAGGCCATGAAGGCCAACTCCCGGGCCACGGGCCAGAACACGCCCCCGCCCGTCTCCGGCCGCACCCTCGGCATCGTGCACAACGCGATCTACGACGCGTGGGCGGCGTACGACCGCCGTGCCGTCGGCACCGAGCTCGGCGGCGACCTGCGCCGCCCGCGCGCGGAGCGCACCACTGCCAACAAGCGCAAGGCGATCAGCTTCGCCGCACACCGGGCGCTCGCCGACCTCTACCCGGCCCAACGTGCCACCTTCGACGCCAAGTTGAAGTCCCTCGGCTACGACCCGGCCGAGGCGGCGGACGCGGCCCCCGGCTCGCCCGCCGCCGTCGCCCTCGCCGCGACCGACGCGATCCTGGAAGAGCGTCACCAGGACGGCTCCAACCAGCTCGCCAGCCCGCCGTACGCGACCGCCCCCGGCACGTACACGCCGGTCAACGCCCCGCAGGACGTGAACCATTTCGACAAGGAAGCCCTGGTCGCCCCCGACCGCTGGGCGCCGCTGATCACGGCCGACGGCAAGACGCAGCAGTTCGTCACGCCGCAGTTCGCGGACGCGCGGCCCTTCGTGATCGACGACACGGCGAAGTACGTTCCGCCGACGCCCCCGAAGTACGGCACGCCGGAGGCGGACGCCGCGATCGAGAAGCAGATCGAGCGCAACGCGGGCCTCACCGAACGCCAGAAGGCGATAGCCGAACACTGGCAGTGGCCCCAGGAGGGCTCCTCCTCGGTGCCGCAGGCCTGGGCCCGCTTCGTCTCGGCCCGCGACCACCACACCCTCGACGACGACGTGAAGCTGTTCTTCGCGCTCAACATCGCCGAGGCGGACGAGGCGGTCGTCGACTGGAAGACGAAACGCGACTTCGACTACGGCCGCCCCATCACCATGATCCGTTACGCCAAGTCGGGCCAGGAGATCAAGGGTTGGGCCGGTCCGGGCAAGGGCACGCAGACGATCGACGGCTCCAAGTGGCGCCCGTACCTGAACACCCCGGGCTTCGCCGCGTACGGCTCCGGGCACACCGGATTCACGGCAGCGGGCGCCGAGATCCTGAAGCAGTTCACCGGCTCCGACCGCTACGGCGCCACCGGCGTCATCAAGGCGGGCTCGTCCCAGATCGAGCCGGGCCTGCCCACGAAGGACGTCGCCCTGAAGTGGCCGACGTTCAGCGCGGCGGCCAAGGAGGTCGGCTACTCACGGCTGTGGGGCGGCGTGCACTGGGAGTTCGACCACACGGAGGGCGACGCGCAGGGGCGGAAGCTGGCGCGGGACGTGTGGGCGGAGTCGAAGCGGTACTTCGACGGGACGCATCCGGACGCCTGA
- a CDS encoding HD domain-containing protein, producing MTIAGIKVPDSALAKEATELVRDTANELIFHHSRRVYLFGALQGTNRSLGFDPELLYVGAMFHDLGLTESHAGSTQRFEIDGADDARKFLLDHGIAEDGARVVWEAIALHTTPEIPSRMAPEIALVTAGVELDVLGIGYDDVSDEQRAEVVAAHPRPDFKNQILQAFNGGIAHRPDTTFGNVKADVLERYTEGYVRPNFVDVITGSRWAE from the coding sequence ATGACCATCGCCGGCATCAAGGTCCCCGACAGCGCCCTGGCCAAGGAGGCCACCGAGCTGGTGCGGGACACGGCCAACGAGCTGATCTTCCATCACTCGCGGCGGGTCTATCTCTTCGGTGCGCTGCAGGGGACGAACCGCTCGCTCGGCTTCGACCCCGAACTGCTTTACGTGGGCGCCATGTTCCACGACCTCGGCCTCACCGAGTCGCACGCCGGCTCGACGCAGCGCTTCGAGATCGACGGCGCCGACGACGCCCGGAAGTTCCTGCTCGACCACGGCATCGCGGAGGACGGCGCCCGCGTCGTCTGGGAGGCCATCGCGCTGCACACCACGCCGGAGATCCCGTCCCGGATGGCGCCGGAGATCGCCCTGGTCACGGCCGGGGTCGAGCTCGACGTGCTGGGCATCGGCTACGACGACGTCAGCGACGAGCAGCGCGCCGAGGTCGTCGCCGCCCACCCGCGCCCCGACTTCAAGAACCAGATCCTGCAGGCCTTCAACGGCGGCATCGCGCACCGCCCCGACACCACCTTCGGCAACGTCAAGGCGGACGTCCTGGAGCGCTACACCGAGGGATACGTACGCCCCAACTTCGTGGACGTCATCACGGGCTCCCGCTGGGCCGAGTGA